Proteins from one Streptomyces sp. NBC_00289 genomic window:
- a CDS encoding nitrite/sulfite reductase, protein MAATPQNPAAATPRRKVSRHRGEGQWAAGHFTPLNGNEQFKKDDDGLNVRTRIETIYSKRGFDSIDPNDLRGRMRWWGLYTQRKPGIDGGKTAILEPEELDDKYFMLRVRIDGGRLTTHQLRVIGEISEEFGRGSADITDRQNIQLHWIRIEDVPEIWRRLEDVGLSTTEACGDTPRVILGSPVAGIAEDEIIDGTPAVDEIHSRFIGTKEFSNLPRKFKTAISGSPLLDVAHEINDVAFVGVEHPEHGPGFDLWVGGGLSTNPKIGVRLGAWVPLDEVPDVWAGVIGIFRDYGYRRLRTRARLKFLVADWGPEKFRQVLQDEYLKRTLVDGPAPAAPVERWRDHVGVHRQQDGRYYVGFAPRVGRVDGATLTKIAELAEAHGSGRIRTTVEQKMIVLDVEQAQVDSLVAALESLDLTARPSAFRRGTMACTGIEYCKLAIVETKARGAALIDELERRIPDFDEPITINVNGCPNACARIQVADIGLKGQLVLDANGEQVEGFQVHLGGALGLEAGFGRKVRGLKVTSEELPDYVERVLKRFQEEREDGERFATWATRASEEALS, encoded by the coding sequence ATGGCCGCCACCCCGCAGAACCCCGCTGCCGCGACTCCCCGCCGCAAGGTGAGCCGTCACCGCGGTGAGGGTCAGTGGGCCGCGGGGCACTTCACCCCCCTCAACGGCAACGAGCAGTTCAAGAAGGACGACGACGGTCTCAATGTGCGGACACGCATTGAGACGATCTACTCCAAGCGGGGCTTCGACTCGATCGACCCCAACGACCTGCGCGGCCGGATGCGCTGGTGGGGCCTCTACACCCAGCGCAAGCCCGGGATCGACGGCGGCAAGACCGCGATCCTGGAGCCGGAGGAGCTGGACGACAAGTACTTCATGCTGCGCGTCCGGATCGACGGCGGCCGGCTGACGACCCACCAGCTGCGCGTGATCGGCGAGATCTCCGAGGAGTTCGGCCGCGGCAGCGCGGACATCACCGACCGGCAGAACATCCAGCTGCACTGGATCCGCATCGAGGACGTCCCGGAGATCTGGCGACGCCTCGAGGACGTCGGCCTGTCGACCACCGAGGCCTGCGGCGACACCCCGCGCGTCATCCTCGGCTCACCGGTCGCCGGCATCGCCGAGGACGAGATCATCGACGGCACCCCGGCGGTCGACGAGATCCACAGCCGGTTCATCGGCACCAAGGAATTCTCCAACCTGCCGCGCAAGTTCAAGACGGCGATCTCCGGCTCCCCGCTCCTGGACGTCGCCCACGAGATCAACGACGTCGCGTTCGTCGGCGTCGAGCACCCCGAGCACGGCCCCGGCTTCGACCTGTGGGTCGGTGGCGGGCTGTCCACCAACCCGAAGATCGGCGTCCGGCTCGGCGCCTGGGTCCCGCTGGACGAGGTCCCGGACGTCTGGGCGGGCGTGATCGGCATCTTCCGCGACTACGGCTACCGGCGCCTGCGCACGCGGGCCCGCCTGAAGTTCCTGGTCGCCGACTGGGGCCCGGAGAAGTTCCGCCAGGTCCTTCAGGACGAGTACCTCAAGCGCACCCTCGTCGACGGCCCGGCGCCCGCCGCCCCCGTCGAGCGCTGGCGCGACCACGTCGGCGTGCACCGCCAGCAGGACGGCCGCTACTACGTCGGTTTCGCCCCGCGCGTCGGCCGCGTGGACGGCGCGACCCTGACGAAGATCGCGGAGCTCGCCGAGGCGCACGGCTCGGGCCGGATCCGGACCACCGTCGAGCAGAAGATGATCGTGCTCGACGTCGAGCAGGCGCAGGTCGACTCGCTGGTCGCCGCCCTGGAGTCGCTCGACCTGACCGCCAGGCCCTCCGCGTTCCGGCGCGGCACCATGGCCTGCACCGGCATCGAGTACTGCAAGCTGGCCATCGTCGAGACCAAGGCGCGCGGCGCCGCGCTGATCGACGAACTGGAGCGCCGGATCCCGGACTTCGACGAGCCGATCACCATCAACGTCAACGGCTGCCCGAACGCCTGCGCCCGTATCCAGGTGGCGGACATCGGTCTCAAGGGTCAGCTGGTGCTGGACGCGAACGGCGAGCAGGTCGAGGGCTTCCAGGTGCACCTGGGCGGCGCGCTCGGCCTGGAGGCCGGCTTCGGCCGCAAGGTCCGCGGTCTGAAGGTGACCTCGGAGGAACTGCCGGACTACGTCGAGCGGGTCCTCAAGCGTTTCCAGGAGGAGCGCGAGGACGGCGAGCGCTTCGCCACCTGGGCGACGCGCGCCTCCGAGGAGGCCCTCTCATGA
- a CDS encoding phosphoadenylyl-sulfate reductase — translation MTTAQEQRTTEELKQLAEQAGRDLEDASALEILQWAVDTFGRRFCVTSSMEDAVVAHLAARVQKGVDVVFLDTGYHFPETIGTRDAVEAVMDVNVITLTPRQTVAEQDAEFGPRLHDRDPDLCCKMRKVQPLEEGLKGYAAWATGLRRDESPTRAGTPVVGWDDKRQKVKISPIARWTQDDVDAYVAEHGVLTNPLLMDGYASVGCAPCTRRVLAGEDARAGRWAGSGKTECGLHG, via the coding sequence ATGACGACGGCTCAGGAACAGCGTACGACCGAGGAGTTGAAGCAGCTCGCCGAGCAGGCGGGCCGCGATCTGGAGGACGCCTCCGCGCTGGAGATCCTCCAGTGGGCGGTCGACACCTTCGGCAGGCGCTTCTGCGTCACCTCCTCGATGGAGGACGCGGTGGTCGCGCACCTGGCGGCCCGCGTCCAGAAGGGCGTGGACGTGGTGTTCCTCGACACCGGCTACCACTTCCCCGAGACCATCGGCACCCGGGACGCGGTCGAGGCCGTGATGGACGTCAACGTCATCACGCTCACCCCGCGCCAGACGGTGGCCGAGCAAGACGCGGAGTTCGGCCCCCGGCTGCACGACCGCGACCCCGACCTGTGCTGCAAGATGCGCAAGGTCCAGCCGCTGGAAGAGGGACTCAAGGGGTACGCGGCCTGGGCGACCGGGCTGCGCCGCGACGAGTCCCCGACCCGGGCCGGCACCCCGGTCGTCGGCTGGGACGACAAGCGCCAGAAGGTCAAGATCTCCCCCATCGCCCGCTGGACCCAGGACGACGTGGACGCCTACGTGGCCGAACACGGCGTCCTCACCAACCCGCTGCTGATGGACGGGTACGCCTCCGTCGGCTGCGCCCCCTGCACCCGCCGCGTCCTCGCGGGCGAGGACGCGCGCGCCGGCCGCTGGGCCGGGAGCGGCAAGACCGAGTGCGGGCTGCACGGATGA
- the cysC gene encoding adenylyl-sulfate kinase: protein MTTGATVWLTGLPSAGKTTIAYELAGRLREEGHLVEVLDGDEIREFISAGLGFSREDRHTNVQRIGFLAELLARNGVKTLVPVIAPYSDSREAVRKRHQESGAAYLEVHVATPVDVCSVRDVKGLYAKQAAGELTGLTGVDDPYEEPDSPDLRIESQHQTVRESAAALHALLTERGLA from the coding sequence GTGACGACCGGAGCCACCGTCTGGCTCACGGGTCTGCCGAGTGCCGGCAAGACCACCATCGCGTACGAGCTGGCCGGCCGGCTGCGCGAGGAGGGCCACCTCGTCGAGGTGCTCGACGGCGACGAGATCCGCGAGTTCATCTCCGCGGGCCTCGGCTTCAGCCGCGAGGACCGGCACACCAACGTGCAGCGCATCGGCTTCCTCGCCGAACTGCTCGCCCGCAACGGCGTCAAGACGCTCGTCCCGGTCATCGCCCCCTACTCCGACAGCCGCGAGGCCGTCCGCAAGCGCCACCAGGAGAGCGGGGCCGCGTACCTCGAGGTGCATGTGGCGACCCCGGTCGACGTGTGCTCCGTACGCGATGTGAAGGGGCTCTACGCCAAGCAGGCGGCGGGCGAACTGACCGGTCTCACGGGGGTCGACGACCCCTACGAGGAGCCCGACTCGCCCGACCTGCGGATCGAGTCGCAGCACCAGACCGTGCGGGAGTCCGCGGCCGCGCTGCACGCGTTGCTCACCGAGAGGGGACTGGCATGA
- the cysD gene encoding sulfate adenylyltransferase subunit CysD: MTTAAEVKGEEGTAGPYALSHLDALESEAVHIFREVAGEFERPVILFSGGKDSIVMLHLALKAFAPATVPFSLLHVDTGHNFPEVLDYRDRAVAAHGLRLHVASVQDYIDRGVLRERPDGTRNPLQTLPLTEKIQSERFDAVFGGGRRDEEKARAKERVFSLRDEFSQWDPRRQRPELWNLYNGRHAPGEHVRVFPLSNWTELDVWQYIAREKIELPEIYFAHEREVFQRAGMWLTAGEWGGPKKDETVQKRLVRYRTVGDMSCTGAVDSDATTLDAVIAEIAASRLTERGATRADDKMSEAAMEDRKREGYF; the protein is encoded by the coding sequence ATGACGACCGCCGCCGAGGTCAAGGGCGAGGAGGGTACGGCCGGGCCGTACGCCCTGTCCCACCTGGACGCGCTGGAGTCGGAGGCGGTGCACATCTTCCGTGAGGTGGCGGGTGAGTTCGAGCGGCCGGTGATCCTCTTCTCCGGCGGCAAGGACTCCATCGTCATGCTGCACCTCGCGCTGAAGGCGTTCGCGCCGGCCACGGTGCCCTTCTCCCTGCTGCACGTGGACACCGGGCACAACTTCCCCGAGGTCCTCGACTACCGCGACCGTGCCGTCGCCGCACACGGGCTGCGCCTGCACGTGGCCTCGGTGCAGGACTACATCGACCGCGGTGTGCTGCGCGAGCGTCCGGACGGGACGCGCAATCCGCTGCAGACGCTGCCGCTCACCGAGAAGATCCAGAGCGAGCGGTTCGACGCCGTCTTCGGCGGCGGTCGCCGCGACGAGGAGAAGGCCCGCGCCAAGGAACGCGTCTTCTCCCTGCGCGACGAGTTCTCCCAGTGGGACCCGCGCCGGCAGCGGCCCGAGCTGTGGAACCTCTACAACGGACGCCACGCGCCCGGCGAACACGTCCGCGTCTTCCCCCTGTCCAACTGGACCGAGCTCGACGTCTGGCAGTACATCGCCCGGGAGAAGATCGAGCTGCCGGAGATCTACTTCGCGCACGAGCGCGAGGTGTTCCAGCGGGCCGGGATGTGGCTGACCGCCGGCGAGTGGGGCGGCCCCAAGAAGGACGAGACGGTCCAGAAGCGGCTCGTCCGCTACCGCACGGTGGGTGACATGTCGTGCACCGGCGCCGTCGACTCCGACGCCACGACGCTGGACGCCGTCATCGCCGAGATCGCGGCCTCCCGGCTGACCGAGCGCGGTGCCACGCGGGCCGACGACAAGATGTCCGAGGCCGCGATGGAAGACCGCAAGCGCGAGGGGTACTTCTAA
- a CDS encoding sulfate adenylyltransferase subunit 1: MTSTTEPLPLEQLTETTLLRFATAGSVDDGKSTLVGRLLHDSKSVLTDQLEAVQRVSASRGQEGPDLALLTDGLRAEREQGITIDVAYRYFATPRRRFILADTPGHVQYTRNMVTGASTAELTVVLVDARNGVVEQTRRHAAIAALLRVPHVVLAVNKMDLVEYRESVFAAIAEEFTAYATELGVPEVTAIPISALAGDNVVEPSANMDWYGGPTFLEHLESVPVTHDLSHCHARLPVQYVIRPQTAEHPDYRGYAGQIAAGSFRVGEEVTVLPSGRASRIAAIDLLGEPVDIAWTTQSVTVLLESDIDISRGDLIVPSKDAPPTTQDVEATVCHVADAPLTVGHRVLLKHGTRTVKAIVKDIPSRLTLDDLSLHPHPGQLVANDIGRVKIRTAEPLPVDSYADSRRTGSFILIDPSDGTTLTAGMVGESFASPEPVKDAAEDDGWDF; the protein is encoded by the coding sequence ATGACCAGCACCACCGAGCCGCTGCCGCTCGAGCAGCTGACGGAGACCACCCTGCTGCGGTTCGCCACCGCCGGGTCCGTCGACGACGGCAAGTCCACCCTCGTGGGCCGCCTGCTGCACGACTCCAAGTCGGTCCTCACCGACCAGCTGGAGGCCGTGCAGCGCGTGTCCGCCAGCCGTGGCCAGGAGGGTCCCGACCTCGCGCTGCTCACCGACGGCCTGCGGGCCGAGCGTGAGCAGGGCATCACGATCGACGTCGCCTACCGCTACTTCGCGACCCCGCGACGCCGGTTCATCCTCGCCGACACACCCGGCCACGTGCAGTACACCCGCAACATGGTGACGGGTGCCTCCACGGCCGAGCTGACGGTGGTCCTGGTCGACGCCCGCAACGGCGTCGTGGAGCAGACCCGCCGGCACGCCGCGATCGCCGCCCTGCTGCGCGTCCCGCACGTGGTCCTCGCCGTCAACAAGATGGACCTCGTCGAGTACCGGGAGTCCGTGTTCGCCGCGATCGCCGAGGAGTTCACGGCGTACGCGACCGAACTCGGTGTCCCGGAGGTCACCGCGATCCCGATCTCGGCGCTGGCCGGCGACAACGTGGTGGAGCCGTCCGCGAACATGGACTGGTACGGCGGGCCGACCTTCCTGGAGCACCTGGAGTCCGTCCCGGTCACCCACGACCTGTCGCACTGCCACGCGCGGCTGCCCGTGCAGTACGTGATCCGGCCGCAGACCGCCGAACACCCCGACTACCGGGGCTACGCGGGCCAGATCGCGGCCGGTTCCTTCCGCGTCGGCGAGGAGGTCACCGTCCTGCCCTCGGGCCGCGCCTCCAGGATCGCCGCGATCGACCTGCTGGGCGAGCCGGTCGACATCGCCTGGACCACGCAGTCGGTGACCGTGCTGCTGGAGAGCGACATCGACATCTCGCGCGGCGACCTGATCGTGCCCAGCAAGGACGCCCCGCCGACCACCCAGGACGTCGAGGCGACCGTCTGCCACGTCGCCGACGCGCCGCTCACCGTCGGCCACCGTGTGCTCCTCAAGCACGGCACCCGCACGGTCAAGGCGATCGTCAAGGACATCCCGTCCCGTCTCACGCTCGACGACCTGTCCCTGCACCCGCACCCGGGACAGCTCGTCGCCAACGACATCGGCCGGGTGAAGATCCGCACCGCCGAGCCGCTGCCGGTCGACTCCTACGCCGACTCGCGCCGCACCGGCTCGTTCATCCTGATCGACCCGAGCGACGGCACCACGCTGACCGCCGGCATGGTCGGCGAGTCGTTCGCGTCCCCCGAGCCCGTCAAGGACGCGGCCGAGGACGACGGGTGGGACTTCTGA
- a CDS encoding aliphatic sulfonate ABC transporter substrate-binding protein gives MPVNRSTLLRRGIAVVAALPLLTLAACGYGSDSKDTDSNAKVAAGSKKIDGLDSVKIGYFGNLTHATALVGNQKGFFQKELGATAAKYQIFNAGPSEIEALNSGAIDIGWIGPSPSINGYTKSDGKNLRIIGGSASGGVKLVVNPKKIKSLKDVKGKKIATPQLGNTQDVAFLNWIADQGWKVDAESGKGDVSVVRTDNKVTPDAYKAGSIDGAWVPEPTASKLVAEGAKVLLDEADLWPDKKFVITNIIVSQKFLKEHPKAVEAVLKASVDTNKWINANPDEAKAAANKQLETDSGKALPAEVLDPAWKSIQITNDPLASTLNTEAEHAVKAGLLENPKLDGIYDLTLLNKVLAAAGESKVDDAGLGVK, from the coding sequence GTGCCTGTCAACCGCTCCACTCTCCTTCGCCGTGGCATCGCCGTGGTCGCCGCACTCCCCCTTCTGACGCTCGCCGCCTGCGGTTACGGGTCGGACTCGAAGGACACCGACTCGAACGCGAAGGTCGCCGCCGGGTCGAAGAAGATCGACGGACTCGACTCCGTGAAGATCGGCTACTTCGGCAACCTGACCCACGCCACCGCGCTGGTCGGCAACCAGAAGGGCTTCTTCCAGAAGGAGCTCGGCGCCACCGCCGCGAAGTACCAGATCTTCAACGCCGGCCCCTCCGAGATCGAGGCGCTGAACTCCGGTGCCATCGACATCGGCTGGATCGGCCCCTCCCCGTCGATCAACGGCTACACCAAGTCGGACGGCAAGAACCTCCGCATCATCGGCGGCTCGGCCTCCGGCGGCGTGAAGCTCGTGGTCAACCCGAAGAAGATCAAGTCCCTGAAGGACGTCAAGGGCAAGAAGATCGCCACCCCGCAGCTCGGCAACACGCAGGACGTGGCGTTCCTCAACTGGATCGCGGACCAGGGCTGGAAGGTCGACGCGGAGAGCGGCAAGGGTGACGTCTCGGTCGTCCGCACCGACAACAAGGTGACCCCGGACGCCTACAAGGCCGGTTCCATCGACGGCGCCTGGGTGCCGGAGCCGACCGCGTCCAAGCTGGTCGCCGAGGGTGCGAAGGTGCTGCTCGACGAGGCGGACCTGTGGCCGGACAAGAAGTTCGTGATCACGAACATCATCGTGTCGCAGAAGTTCCTCAAGGAGCACCCGAAGGCCGTCGAGGCGGTGCTGAAGGCCTCGGTCGACACCAACAAGTGGATCAACGCCAACCCGGACGAGGCGAAGGCCGCGGCGAACAAGCAGCTGGAGACGGACTCCGGCAAGGCGCTGCCGGCGGAGGTCCTGGACCCGGCGTGGAAGTCCATCCAGATCACCAACGACCCGCTGGCCTCCACCCTCAACACCGAGGCGGAGCACGCGGTCAAGGCCGGTCTGCTGGAAAACCCGAAGCTGGACGGCATCTATGACCTCACGCTCCTGAACAAGGTCCTCGCGGCCGCGGGCGAGAGCAAGGTCGACGACGCCGGTCTCGGCGTCAAGTAA
- a CDS encoding ABC transporter ATP-binding protein — MATTFAKADDITSVEHAARIEHVSKSFGGPAGQQLVLDDITLDVAPGEFVTLLGASGCGKSTLLNLVAGLDDPSSGSITTQGRPALMFQEHALFPWLTAGRNIELALRLGGVAKNERRGRAEELLELVRLKGSYGKRVHELSGGMRQRVALARALAQDSRLLLMDEPFAALDAITRDVLHDELTRIWTETGVSVLFVTHNVREAVRLAQRVVLLSSRPGRVAREWTVDIPQPRRIEDAPVAELSLEITEELRGEIRRHGQH; from the coding sequence ATGGCGACAACCTTTGCCAAGGCCGACGACATCACGTCGGTGGAGCATGCCGCCCGCATCGAGCACGTCTCGAAGTCCTTCGGCGGGCCGGCCGGACAGCAGCTCGTCCTCGACGACATCACGCTGGATGTGGCGCCGGGTGAGTTCGTCACCCTCCTGGGGGCCTCGGGGTGCGGCAAGTCGACGCTGCTCAACCTGGTGGCGGGTCTGGACGACCCGTCCTCGGGCAGCATCACGACCCAGGGGCGCCCGGCCCTGATGTTCCAGGAGCACGCCCTCTTCCCGTGGCTGACCGCGGGCAGGAACATCGAACTCGCCCTGCGGCTGGGCGGGGTGGCGAAGAACGAGCGGCGCGGCCGGGCCGAGGAGCTGCTCGAACTCGTCCGGCTGAAGGGCTCGTACGGCAAGCGGGTGCACGAGCTGTCCGGCGGCATGCGCCAGCGCGTGGCACTGGCGCGGGCGCTCGCGCAGGACAGCCGGCTGCTGCTGATGGACGAACCGTTCGCGGCGCTGGACGCCATCACCCGGGACGTGCTGCACGACGAGCTGACCCGGATCTGGACGGAGACCGGTGTGTCGGTCCTGTTCGTCACGCACAACGTGCGGGAGGCGGTCCGCCTCGCGCAGCGTGTGGTGCTGCTGTCCTCCCGGCCGGGCCGGGTGGCGCGCGAGTGGACCGTGGACATTCCGCAGCCGCGTCGCATCGAGGACGCCCCCGTGGCCGAGCTGTCACTCGAGATCACCGAAGAACTGCGTGGGGAGATCCGCCGTCATGGCCAGCACTGA
- a CDS encoding ABC transporter permease, translating to MASTETTDTPADAPVKDGSGLGGLEAGLDALESSAGARTPFRQTFREKIFPPIVAVVVVLVVWQALISFKIVDDPTKLPSPADVGGEFKDAWLEGKLLGYIWTSVSRGLLGFLFALAIGTPLGLLVARVKFVRAAIGPVLSGLQSLPSVAWVPPAVIWLGLNNSMMYAVILLGAVPSIANGLVSGIDQVPPLYLRAGRTMGATGLKGAWHIVMPAALPGYLAGLKQGWAFSWRSLMAAEIIASSPDLGIGLGALLENGRNASSMPMVFEAIFLILFVGIAIDLLIFSPLERRVLRGRGLLVKS from the coding sequence ATGGCCAGCACTGAGACCACCGACACGCCGGCGGACGCTCCCGTCAAGGACGGCTCCGGCCTCGGCGGCCTGGAGGCGGGCCTCGACGCGCTGGAGAGCTCGGCCGGGGCTCGGACGCCCTTCCGGCAGACCTTCCGCGAGAAGATCTTTCCGCCGATCGTCGCGGTCGTCGTCGTGCTGGTCGTCTGGCAGGCGCTGATCTCCTTCAAGATCGTCGACGATCCCACCAAGCTGCCCTCCCCGGCGGACGTGGGCGGCGAGTTCAAGGACGCCTGGCTGGAGGGCAAGCTCCTCGGCTACATCTGGACCAGCGTCTCGCGCGGTCTGCTCGGCTTCCTGTTCGCGCTGGCCATCGGCACTCCGCTCGGCCTGCTGGTGGCCCGGGTGAAGTTCGTGCGCGCGGCCATCGGTCCGGTGCTGTCGGGTCTGCAGTCGCTGCCGTCGGTGGCGTGGGTGCCGCCGGCCGTGATCTGGCTCGGTCTGAACAACTCGATGATGTACGCGGTGATCCTGCTAGGCGCGGTCCCGTCCATCGCCAACGGTCTCGTCTCCGGCATCGACCAGGTGCCGCCGCTGTATCTGCGGGCGGGCCGCACGATGGGTGCGACGGGGCTGAAGGGCGCCTGGCACATCGTCATGCCGGCCGCGCTGCCGGGCTATCTCGCGGGTCTGAAGCAGGGCTGGGCGTTCTCCTGGCGCTCGCTGATGGCGGCGGAGATCATCGCCTCCTCGCCGGACCTGGGCATCGGCCTGGGCGCACTGCTGGAGAACGGCCGCAACGCCAGCTCGATGCCCATGGTGTTCGAGGCCATCTTCCTGATCCTGTTCGTCGGTATCGCCATCGACCTGCTGATCTTCAGTCCGCTGGAGCGGCGGGTGCTGCGCGGCCGCGGTCTGCTGGTGAAGAGCTGA
- a CDS encoding sirohydrochlorin chelatase, with the protein MNNKPVRPVLVVIAHGSRDPRHAATVHALVRRVRSLRPGLRVETGFLDFNVPSVQGVLESLAAEGVRDVVALPLLLTRAFHAKADIPAVLRDAPPRLRIRQAEVLGPSPLLLSTLERRLYEAGLTPADKPSTGVVLASAGSTDPEAIAVIDGLAREWRRTGWRAVRPAFASAALPRTEDAVRELRALGCSRVAVAPYVLAPGFLPDRIARGAADADVVADVLGAAPEVARVLLRRYDAARAPVLAAVGA; encoded by the coding sequence ATGAACAACAAGCCGGTTCGTCCCGTCCTCGTGGTGATAGCCCACGGCAGCCGCGACCCGCGGCACGCGGCGACCGTGCACGCCCTGGTGCGGCGGGTACGGTCGCTGCGGCCCGGGCTGCGTGTGGAGACCGGCTTCCTGGACTTCAACGTTCCCTCCGTGCAGGGGGTGTTGGAGTCCCTCGCGGCGGAAGGCGTACGTGACGTGGTGGCCCTTCCGCTGCTGCTGACCCGCGCGTTCCACGCCAAGGCGGACATCCCCGCCGTACTGCGGGACGCGCCGCCGCGGCTGCGCATCCGGCAGGCGGAGGTGCTCGGCCCGTCGCCGCTGCTGCTGTCGACGCTCGAACGCCGGCTGTACGAGGCGGGGTTGACGCCGGCCGACAAGCCGTCGACCGGTGTGGTGCTGGCCTCGGCGGGCTCCACCGACCCGGAGGCGATCGCCGTGATCGACGGCCTCGCGCGGGAGTGGCGGCGCACCGGCTGGCGCGCCGTGCGGCCCGCGTTCGCCTCCGCCGCCCTCCCCCGCACAGAGGACGCGGTCCGCGAACTGCGGGCGCTCGGCTGCTCCCGTGTCGCCGTCGCGCCCTACGTCCTGGCCCCGGGCTTCCTCCCGGACCGCATCGCCCGGGGCGCGGCCGACGCGGACGTGGTCGCCGACGTACTCGGTGCGGCGCCGGAGGTGGCGCGGGTACTGCTCCGGCGCTACGACGCGGCGCGGGCGCCGGTGCTCGCGGCGGTCGGCGCCTGA
- a CDS encoding TIGR03086 family metal-binding protein, which yields MNKDDLYPYLTECAAEAARVARGVTAAQLGDPTHCPDWDVRALVNHWVLYTSHGLEHRALRRQLSEELTARDFTADPDWAEAYAAQLDRAVAAWADPGAWEGEVDLGMASMPAAELLSMIIKELAVHGWDVATSTGQEFHVSEGAARLVLDVVETHGDLYRQYDGFAAPVPVPADAPTFERALAASGRDPRPAGATLGP from the coding sequence ATGAACAAGGACGACCTGTACCCGTATCTGACCGAATGCGCCGCCGAGGCGGCGCGCGTCGCCCGCGGTGTCACGGCGGCACAGCTCGGCGACCCGACCCACTGCCCCGACTGGGACGTCCGCGCCCTCGTCAACCACTGGGTCCTGTACACCTCGCACGGCCTGGAACACCGGGCCCTGCGCAGGCAGCTGTCCGAGGAACTCACGGCCCGGGACTTCACCGCCGACCCGGACTGGGCCGAGGCCTACGCGGCCCAGCTGGACCGCGCGGTCGCGGCCTGGGCGGACCCCGGGGCGTGGGAGGGCGAGGTGGACCTGGGCATGGCGTCGATGCCCGCCGCCGAACTCCTCTCGATGATCATCAAGGAACTCGCGGTGCACGGCTGGGACGTCGCCACGTCCACCGGCCAGGAGTTCCACGTGTCGGAAGGCGCGGCCCGCCTCGTCCTCGACGTGGTCGAGACACACGGCGACCTCTACCGCCAGTACGACGGTTTCGCCGCCCCGGTACCCGTGCCGGCCGACGCCCCCACGTTCGAGCGCGCCCTCGCGGCCAGTGGACGGGACCCGCGCCCGGCCGGGGCAACCCTCGGCCCGTAG
- a CDS encoding ketopantoate reductase family protein, with amino-acid sequence MRYIIIGAGAVGGTIGGRLAGSGHEVVLVARGAQYAALRDGGLRLTVPDGEFTHRLPTVDGPGALGTLRSDDVLVLAVKTQDSEAALQAWGPAPVEGGGIAAERLPLLCAQNGVESARLALRRFRRVYGVCVWLPATYLEPGAVSATGTPLTGILHLGRTPGGTDETARLIAADLEKSRFEAPVVPDVQRWQYAKLLSNLGNAVEAVTGPVDGEEAAALNARVRAEGEAVLAAAGIAYASAEEQRAARGDKVTLVPPDGPARGGGSSWQSLVRGTGTIEADHLNGEIVLLGRLHGVPTPLNELLQHLANTFARERRPAGSMPVDELLRLADEAVAFLQES; translated from the coding sequence ATGCGCTACATCATCATCGGAGCAGGGGCGGTCGGCGGCACCATCGGCGGACGGCTCGCGGGCTCGGGCCACGAGGTCGTCCTGGTCGCGCGCGGCGCCCAGTACGCGGCGCTGCGGGACGGCGGACTGCGGCTGACCGTGCCCGACGGGGAGTTCACCCACCGACTGCCGACGGTCGACGGACCGGGCGCGCTCGGGACGTTGCGGAGCGACGACGTCCTCGTCCTCGCCGTCAAGACGCAGGACAGCGAGGCCGCCCTCCAGGCGTGGGGGCCGGCGCCGGTCGAGGGCGGGGGCATCGCCGCCGAGCGGCTGCCGCTGCTGTGCGCGCAGAACGGCGTGGAGAGCGCACGTCTGGCCCTGCGCCGCTTCCGGCGGGTGTACGGCGTCTGCGTCTGGCTGCCCGCGACCTACCTCGAACCGGGCGCCGTCAGTGCCACGGGCACCCCGCTCACCGGCATCCTCCACCTCGGCCGTACCCCCGGCGGCACGGACGAGACCGCCCGGCTGATCGCCGCCGACCTGGAGAAGTCGAGGTTCGAGGCGCCGGTCGTGCCGGACGTGCAGCGCTGGCAGTACGCCAAGCTGCTGTCCAACCTGGGCAACGCCGTCGAGGCCGTGACCGGGCCGGTCGACGGCGAGGAGGCGGCGGCGCTGAACGCGCGGGTGCGGGCGGAGGGCGAGGCCGTGCTCGCCGCTGCCGGGATCGCGTACGCGAGCGCCGAGGAGCAGCGGGCGGCGCGCGGGGACAAGGTCACGCTGGTCCCGCCGGACGGCCCGGCACGCGGCGGGGGCTCCTCCTGGCAGTCCCTGGTCCGCGGCACCGGCACGATCGAGGCCGACCACCTCAACGGCGAGATCGTCCTCCTCGGTCGCCTGCACGGCGTACCGACCCCGCTGAACGAGCTGTTGCAGCACCTCGCGAACACCTTCGCGCGGGAGCGGCGGCCGGCCGGCTCGATGCCGGTGGACGAACTGCTGCGGCTGGCCGACGAGGCTGTCGCGTTTCTTCAAGAGTCCTGA